A stretch of Sphingomonas sp. JUb134 DNA encodes these proteins:
- a CDS encoding M24 family metallopeptidase produces MTIGGSSAEAELAAITPWADSADPIGAAERQARLERARALADAGGADGLLLNVGATLRYFAGVPWGPSERLVAMLLPARGRPVLLCPAFELGTLEADLAIDADIRLWEEDEDPIALLADTLAATGITKLAVDPLFPFQWAERLRAKAGGVRLLDGAPAIDGCRMVKSPAELALLAQAKAMTLEVHRRTARILRPGIAASEVVRFIDAAHRAIGAAGSSFCIVQFGRATAFPHGLPGEQHLQEGELVLVDTGCLVEGYHSDITRTYAFGAVPDEVRSIWSLEKEAQQAAFDAVVPGAPCESVDAAARRVLEAAGLGPDYRLPGLPHRTGHGIGLSIHEPAYLVRGDKTPLAPGMCFSNEPMIVVPDRFGVRLEDHFHVTETGAAWFTQPQHAIDQPFAV; encoded by the coding sequence ATGACCATCGGCGGATCGAGCGCAGAGGCCGAACTCGCGGCCATCACCCCTTGGGCGGATAGCGCCGATCCCATCGGTGCGGCAGAGCGGCAGGCGCGGCTCGAGCGTGCCCGCGCGCTGGCGGATGCGGGCGGTGCGGACGGGCTGCTGCTCAACGTGGGTGCGACGCTGCGCTATTTCGCGGGTGTGCCCTGGGGCCCGAGCGAGCGGCTGGTGGCGATGCTGCTACCGGCGCGCGGCCGCCCGGTGCTGCTGTGCCCGGCGTTCGAACTCGGCACGCTGGAAGCCGATCTCGCGATCGACGCGGACATCCGGCTGTGGGAGGAGGATGAGGACCCGATCGCGCTGCTCGCCGATACGCTGGCGGCCACCGGGATCACGAAACTAGCCGTCGACCCGCTGTTTCCGTTCCAATGGGCCGAGCGGCTGCGGGCCAAGGCGGGCGGAGTCCGGCTGCTCGACGGCGCGCCCGCGATCGACGGCTGCCGGATGGTGAAGTCCCCGGCCGAGCTGGCGCTGCTTGCCCAGGCCAAGGCGATGACGCTGGAGGTGCATCGCCGCACCGCGCGCATCCTGCGCCCGGGCATCGCCGCAAGCGAGGTGGTGCGCTTCATCGACGCTGCGCACCGCGCGATCGGGGCGGCGGGATCGAGCTTCTGCATCGTCCAGTTCGGCCGCGCGACGGCGTTCCCGCACGGGCTGCCGGGCGAACAACATCTGCAGGAGGGCGAGCTGGTGCTGGTCGACACCGGCTGCTTGGTCGAGGGCTATCACTCGGACATCACGCGTACCTATGCGTTCGGGGCGGTTCCGGACGAAGTGCGCAGCATCTGGTCGCTGGAAAAGGAAGCACAGCAGGCGGCGTTCGACGCGGTGGTGCCGGGCGCACCCTGCGAGAGCGTCGATGCGGCGGCGCGGCGCGTGCTGGAGGCGGCAGGGCTCGGCCCGGACTATCGCCTTCCGGGGCTACCCCACCGCACCGGGCATGGCATCGGCCTGTCGATCCATGAGCCGGCCTATCTGGTGCGCGGCGACAAGACGCCGCTTGCGCCCGGCATGTGCTTTTCCAACGAGCCGATGATCGTGGTGCCGGATCGCTTCGGGGTGCGGCTGGAGGATCATTTCCACGTCACCGAGACGGGAGCGGCGTGGTTCACCCAGCCGCAGCATGCCATCGACCAGCCGTTCGCGGTGTGA
- a CDS encoding FAD-dependent oxidoreductase: protein MGATNVVGGGVVGLASALALARAGHSVTLLEPDSARTAASWGNAGHIATEQVAPLASPAAIRSAPRRLFVRGGALDLPLGQLANWLPFALRLVGRSTPSRFAAGSAALGSLLQEAMPAWERLAATIDAPELLTQDGHLVLWESPETARAGRAAWTAADTGTATFRVADAAELTAIARVTQAPVAGAIRFAGSGQIRDLSVLAGALEEAFLRAGGRIVRARAQLRIIDGVALVPGHPAELVLVAAGIGSRALMEATGHAAPMIAERGYHIRAAADRWPADLPPLVFEDRSMIVTRYGDRVQAASFVELSSPDAPPDPRKWERLEAHVRALGLPITGPFRRWMGSRPTLPDYLPAIGRSPRANNLLYAFGHQHLGLTLAPITAELVAALVTGERPPVDLAPFDLARF, encoded by the coding sequence GTGGGTGCGACAAATGTGGTCGGGGGGGGCGTTGTCGGACTGGCAAGCGCATTGGCGCTGGCGCGTGCCGGCCATTCCGTGACGCTGCTGGAGCCGGACTCCGCCCGCACGGCTGCCTCCTGGGGAAATGCCGGCCACATCGCGACGGAGCAGGTGGCGCCGCTCGCCTCGCCGGCGGCCATCCGATCCGCGCCGCGGCGGCTGTTCGTGCGCGGCGGGGCGCTCGACCTGCCGCTCGGTCAGCTCGCGAACTGGCTGCCGTTCGCGCTGCGGCTGGTCGGTCGATCGACCCCGAGCCGCTTTGCCGCGGGCAGCGCCGCGCTCGGCAGCCTGTTGCAGGAGGCGATGCCCGCCTGGGAGCGGCTGGCGGCGACGATCGACGCCCCCGAGTTGCTGACCCAGGACGGGCATCTGGTGCTGTGGGAATCGCCGGAGACCGCGCGCGCCGGGCGCGCCGCGTGGACGGCGGCCGACACCGGCACGGCGACGTTCCGCGTTGCCGACGCTGCCGAGCTCACCGCGATCGCCAGGGTGACCCAGGCCCCGGTGGCAGGCGCCATTCGCTTCGCCGGCAGCGGGCAGATCCGCGATCTATCGGTGCTGGCAGGCGCGCTGGAGGAGGCGTTCCTTCGTGCGGGGGGCCGCATCGTCCGCGCCCGCGCGCAGTTGCGCATCATCGACGGGGTGGCGCTGGTCCCCGGGCATCCGGCCGAGCTGGTACTGGTGGCGGCCGGCATCGGCTCGCGCGCGCTGATGGAGGCAACCGGCCACGCCGCCCCGATGATCGCCGAGCGCGGCTATCACATCCGCGCCGCCGCCGATCGCTGGCCGGCGGACCTGCCGCCGCTGGTGTTCGAGGACCGGTCGATGATCGTCACCCGCTATGGCGATCGCGTACAGGCCGCGAGCTTCGTCGAGCTGAGCAGCCCCGACGCGCCGCCCGATCCGCGCAAGTGGGAGCGGCTGGAAGCGCACGTCCGTGCCCTCGGCCTCCCCATCACGGGACCTTTCCGCCGGTGGATGGGATCGCGCCCCACCCTCCCCGACTATCTGCCCGCGATCGGCCGCTCGCCTCGCGCGAACAACCTGCTCTATGCATTCGGACACCAGCATCTGGGGCTGACGCTGGCGCCGATCACGGCCGAGCTCGTCGCGGCGCTGGTCACAGGCGAGCGGCCGCCGGTCGACCTGGCGCCCTTCGACCTCGCACGGTTTTGA
- a CDS encoding DNA primase, producing MGGHQVPGLGSGDSFDEEGYDESQRAEILEVTSDGPSDGTLLTDIEPDLGDDEDEDDLLMEDDELDSEDDDDDIVVDPEDQEEDELQEDFDEDDLAEDDDLEDTDRAALEP from the coding sequence ATGGGTGGTCACCAGGTACCGGGGCTGGGCTCCGGCGACAGCTTTGACGAAGAAGGCTATGACGAGAGCCAGCGCGCCGAAATCCTGGAGGTAACCAGCGACGGCCCCTCGGACGGCACCCTGCTGACGGACATCGAGCCCGACCTCGGCGATGACGAGGATGAGGACGACCTCCTCATGGAAGACGATGAGCTCGACAGCGAGGATGACGATGATGACATCGTTGTCGACCCCGAGGACCAGGAGGAAGACGAGCTTCAGGAAGATTTCGACGAGGATGACCTCGCCGAGGACGACGATCTCGAGGATACCGACAGGGCCGCGCTGGAACCGTGA
- a CDS encoding dihydrodipicolinate synthase family protein: MMVEWKGVFPAVTTQLREDLTIDLGETQRVVDDLIRDGVTGVIALGTVGENNSLMFEEKQQVLSAIVEVVAGRVPVLTGVSEYDQRRATRYAQAAEKIGADGLMLLPPMVYVPKAEELVAHFRGVAEAVSLPIMLYNNPPAYRTVIDRGVLAALHDVKNIVAVKESAPDTRRFTDFRNEFGDRFVLFAGLDDVALEGLFLGAKGWVSGLTNAFPRESVELVRAFERGDHAKALEIYRWFMPLLHLDAEHDLVQTIKLAEQVMGRGSERVLPPRQVLTGERRAAVIAMVEKAAATRPTLDIAKAA, translated from the coding sequence ATGATGGTCGAATGGAAGGGCGTGTTCCCCGCCGTGACGACGCAGCTCCGTGAGGATCTGACGATCGACTTGGGTGAAACCCAGCGGGTGGTGGACGACCTGATCCGCGACGGGGTGACCGGCGTGATCGCGCTCGGCACCGTGGGTGAGAACAACTCGCTGATGTTCGAGGAAAAGCAGCAGGTCCTCTCCGCGATCGTGGAAGTGGTCGCCGGCCGCGTACCGGTGCTCACCGGCGTTTCCGAATATGATCAGCGCCGCGCCACCCGCTATGCCCAGGCGGCCGAGAAGATCGGCGCCGATGGCCTGATGCTGCTCCCGCCGATGGTCTATGTGCCCAAGGCCGAGGAACTGGTCGCGCACTTCCGCGGCGTGGCGGAGGCGGTGAGCCTGCCGATCATGCTCTACAACAACCCGCCGGCCTACCGCACCGTAATCGATCGCGGCGTGCTGGCGGCGCTCCATGACGTGAAGAACATCGTCGCGGTCAAGGAATCGGCACCCGACACCCGTCGCTTCACCGATTTCCGCAACGAGTTCGGCGACCGCTTCGTGCTGTTCGCAGGGCTCGACGACGTCGCGCTGGAAGGGCTGTTCCTGGGCGCCAAGGGCTGGGTCTCGGGCCTCACCAACGCCTTCCCGCGCGAATCGGTCGAGCTGGTGCGCGCGTTCGAGCGCGGCGATCATGCCAAGGCGCTGGAAATCTATCGCTGGTTCATGCCGCTGCTTCACCTCGATGCCGAGCATGACCTGGTGCAGACGATCAAGCTCGCCGAGCAGGTCATGGGCCGCGGGTCGGAGCGCGTGCTTCCGCCGCGCCAGGTGCTGACCGGCGAACGCCGTGCAGCGGTGATCGCCATGGTGGAAAAGGCTGCGGCGACCCGCCCGACCCTCGACATCGCCAAGGCAGCCTGA
- a CDS encoding MliC family protein: MTRTTTAAALALLLAGCGGGVSERDENTPEAAADTAAPAEKSAGPVPSPTSVAAPAPSPRSSPTPPVASAADDPDEETAEAARAVVQRYYALLARGDYAAARALWRRGSEGSGRDARAFARSFVRYASYGARVGAPGPVDAGAGQRYVTVPVTVRGTLKDGGVPFTQAGEVTLHRTGDIDGATAEQRSWRIEKIELSPIEAPAGDLPPRVTARYQCEDGTLLIATFDNRADTVTLRALGRTLGVLKGQRPASGIWYAGDGMTLRGKGRDASFEADGQAPVHCVASDAR, encoded by the coding sequence GTGACCCGCACCACGACCGCTGCCGCACTGGCGTTGTTGCTCGCCGGTTGCGGCGGTGGCGTGTCGGAGAGGGACGAAAATACCCCGGAGGCGGCAGCAGATACCGCGGCGCCGGCCGAGAAGTCGGCCGGCCCGGTCCCGAGTCCCACCTCCGTGGCGGCTCCAGCGCCGTCGCCGCGGTCGAGCCCGACGCCCCCTGTGGCTTCGGCCGCCGACGACCCGGATGAAGAGACCGCCGAGGCGGCGCGCGCGGTGGTACAGCGCTATTACGCGCTGCTTGCCCGCGGCGACTATGCAGCGGCGCGGGCGCTGTGGCGCCGGGGTAGCGAAGGCTCCGGCAGGGACGCGCGGGCCTTTGCGCGCAGCTTCGTCCGCTATGCGAGCTACGGCGCGCGCGTGGGCGCGCCCGGACCGGTCGATGCCGGTGCCGGTCAGCGATACGTCACCGTTCCCGTCACCGTGCGCGGGACGCTGAAGGACGGAGGCGTGCCCTTCACCCAAGCCGGCGAGGTCACCCTGCACCGCACCGGCGACATCGATGGGGCGACCGCCGAGCAGCGGTCCTGGCGAATCGAGAAAATCGAGTTGTCCCCCATTGAGGCGCCAGCAGGCGACCTGCCGCCCCGCGTGACGGCGCGGTATCAGTGCGAGGACGGCACCCTGTTGATCGCCACCTTCGACAATCGGGCAGACACGGTGACGCTGCGTGCGCTTGGCAGGACGCTGGGCGTGCTGAAGGGCCAGCGACCGGCGTCGGGGATCTGGTATGCCGGCGACGGCATGACCCTGCGGGGCAAGGGCCGCGACGCGAGTTTCGAAGCCGACGGGCAGGCCCCCGTCCACTGCGTCGCGAGCGACGCGCGCTGA
- a CDS encoding homoserine dehydrogenase translates to MTEPLRVAIAGLGTVGAGVIRLLDANGALIARRAGRPIEIVAVSARDRAKDRGVDLSRFDWVDDTASLAADPRADVVVELVGGADGPALTLTRAALANGKSVVTANKAMIAHHGLELARAAEGRGVALKFEAAVAGGVPVIKGLREGAAANEIGHVYGILNGTCNFILSKMEAEGRDFAEVLDEAQRLGFAEADPSFDIDGVDAAHKLSILASFAFGTRPAFSDVAITGVRHVLAADIAEAATLGYRVRLVGVAEAGKNGLFQRVHPHLVPLDHPLAHVTGSLNAVVAEGNFVGRLFFQGRGAGDGPTASAVVADLIDIARGEFGPPYAEPAEALAEQPAAPTGERRGRAYLRLMVADKVGVLAEIAAAMRDAGVSIERLMQRGANADGSVLVAIVTHEGPERAVAASLERLRGSPSLVGEPMWMHILES, encoded by the coding sequence ATGACGGAACCGCTACGCGTCGCGATCGCAGGACTTGGTACGGTCGGCGCGGGCGTCATTCGTCTGCTCGACGCGAACGGGGCGTTGATTGCCCGCCGCGCCGGTCGCCCGATCGAGATCGTGGCGGTGTCAGCGCGGGATCGCGCCAAGGATCGCGGCGTCGATCTGTCGCGCTTCGACTGGGTGGACGACACCGCCTCGCTCGCGGCCGACCCGCGGGCGGATGTGGTGGTGGAACTCGTCGGCGGGGCGGACGGTCCCGCGCTGACGCTCACCCGTGCGGCGCTTGCCAATGGCAAGAGCGTCGTCACCGCCAACAAGGCGATGATCGCGCACCATGGCCTCGAACTCGCCCGCGCGGCGGAAGGGCGCGGCGTCGCGCTCAAGTTCGAGGCTGCGGTCGCAGGCGGCGTGCCCGTCATCAAGGGGCTGCGCGAGGGCGCAGCGGCCAACGAGATCGGCCATGTCTATGGCATCCTCAACGGCACCTGCAATTTCATCCTGTCAAAGATGGAGGCCGAGGGCCGCGACTTCGCCGAGGTGCTGGACGAGGCGCAGCGGCTCGGCTTTGCCGAAGCGGATCCCAGCTTCGACATCGATGGCGTCGATGCCGCGCACAAGCTGTCGATCCTGGCGAGCTTCGCCTTCGGTACCCGCCCGGCCTTTTCGGATGTCGCGATCACCGGCGTGCGCCACGTGCTCGCGGCCGACATCGCCGAGGCGGCGACGCTCGGCTATCGCGTGCGGCTGGTGGGCGTGGCGGAGGCTGGCAAGAACGGCCTGTTCCAGCGCGTCCACCCGCACCTGGTCCCGCTCGATCATCCGCTCGCGCATGTCACCGGCTCGCTGAACGCCGTGGTGGCCGAGGGCAATTTCGTCGGCCGGCTGTTCTTCCAGGGCCGCGGCGCCGGCGACGGCCCGACTGCCAGCGCGGTGGTGGCGGACCTGATCGACATCGCCCGCGGCGAGTTCGGGCCGCCCTATGCGGAACCGGCCGAGGCGCTCGCCGAACAGCCCGCCGCGCCCACTGGCGAACGCCGCGGCCGCGCCTATCTGCGGCTGATGGTCGCCGACAAGGTGGGCGTGCTGGCGGAAATCGCGGCGGCGATGCGCGACGCCGGCGTGTCCATCGAGCGGCTGATGCAGCGCGGCGCCAATGCCGACGGCAGCGTGCTGGTGGCGATCGTCACCCACGAAGGCCCCGAGCGCGCCGTCGCCGCCTCACTCGAACGCCTGCGCGGCTCCCCCAGCCTGGTGGGCGAGCCGATGTGGATGCACATCCTGGAGAGCTGA
- a CDS encoding isopenicillin N synthase family dioxygenase yields the protein MLDVPMTQVPLVSLADQQNDPEGFAQAFGGSFERFGFAMVADHGIDPALIDRAWALTEEFFRLPEEEKRAYHTPGGGGARGYTPFRTEIAKNAKVTDLKEFWHIGRELPAGHRFRDVMPDNIWPSAPAGFKETFLELFAAFDTAGLKLLSAIARYLKLDPNWFEHAVQDGNSVLRLLHYPPIPADAPGVRAEAHEDINLITLLLGAEEAGLELLDKDGDWLAVKPPVGAMVVNVGDMLQRLTNHVLPSTTHRVVNPAPERRGNSRYSMPFFLHPAPDFLIETLPSCVGEGNRYPEPITAHDYLHQRLVEIGLLKK from the coding sequence ATGCTCGACGTTCCCATGACCCAGGTGCCGCTCGTCTCGCTGGCCGACCAGCAGAACGACCCGGAGGGTTTCGCACAGGCGTTCGGCGGCTCGTTCGAACGCTTCGGCTTCGCCATGGTCGCGGACCACGGCATCGACCCGGCGCTGATCGACCGTGCCTGGGCGCTGACCGAAGAGTTCTTCCGCCTGCCCGAGGAGGAGAAGCGTGCCTATCACACGCCGGGCGGCGGCGGCGCGCGCGGCTACACGCCCTTCCGCACCGAGATCGCGAAGAACGCGAAGGTCACCGATCTCAAGGAGTTCTGGCACATCGGCCGGGAATTGCCGGCCGGCCACCGCTTTCGCGACGTGATGCCGGACAACATCTGGCCGTCGGCGCCCGCGGGCTTCAAGGAGACCTTCCTTGAGCTGTTCGCCGCCTTCGACACCGCCGGGCTCAAGCTGCTTTCGGCGATCGCGCGCTACCTGAAGCTCGATCCCAACTGGTTCGAGCACGCGGTCCAGGACGGCAATTCGGTGCTGCGCCTGCTCCACTATCCGCCGATCCCCGCCGATGCGCCGGGCGTCCGTGCAGAGGCGCATGAGGACATCAACCTCATCACGCTGCTGCTGGGCGCCGAGGAAGCCGGGCTGGAACTGCTCGACAAGGACGGCGACTGGCTCGCGGTGAAGCCCCCGGTGGGCGCGATGGTCGTGAACGTCGGCGACATGCTGCAGCGGCTGACCAACCACGTGTTGCCGTCGACCACCCACCGCGTGGTGAACCCGGCGCCCGAGCGGCGCGGCAACTCGCGCTACTCCATGCCTTTCTTCCTCCACCCGGCGCCCGATTTCCTGATCGAGACGCTGCCGAGCTGCGTGGGGGAGGGCAACCGCTACCCGGAGCCGATCACCGCCCACGACTATCTGCACCAGCGGCTGGTCGAAATCGGCCTTCTGAAGAAGTGA
- a CDS encoding TonB-dependent receptor: protein MAFKPIFLRTASVVALVLAPPAFAQTTADDATQTTEAAEPVNSTPDEATSGDIIVTGVRGSIVGALNVRREATQIVDSIVAEDVGKLPDNNVVEALQRVTGVQVTDRTGGEAATITIRGLSDPLTTLNGRNIFTAAGQSFSLQDVSANLVKQVDVYKTRSADQIETGLAGQIDVKTRRPLDFDGFTISGLARGIYNEQADSFNPNIALLVSDRWETGIGDIGLLVNGSYSRTKYRNMSVTAGALVPFATETPPAGSGLAPLERIFPGEGNVNWQPGLDAGLPTAPGSTLDINGVDTPYYLSRDAVFSSDLYGKRERPSFNAALQWAPNSSSVYTAEVFYAGFRGETSNSMMFSFVDFWANPQPVELYEGTNIVKSRVANDVYGFNSADYTRSKTDSFVYALNGQWDLGQRGKITADLAYQTSKYQTSFIAMRTERVADQITVDFNAGGGIPSYHFSDDSLLTDPASWNIAQLYDNGGRDKGSALTGTLDGYYTWDEGFLRQIKAGIRVDDRKASSYVRTQDAGVLGRSLTTLGEDALFTNSDFFDGRADVPTSWVLPKGSWLYDNADTVRGLYGLPTSDQLRMVKTFNIEEVTMSAYLLADGEISVFGRPLKIQGGIRYVDVDTDYDFFDRYNNGAQTSVSSGSHRWLPSFTARYEVTPTLRVRFNYGETLRRPNFGDINPNYSLTGDLTNVGYGSGTAGTADLQPTHSKNYDLAVEWYFDRDSAIYVTGFRREIEGLVVPLTVMEYIPNNGIVAGATNNFAITRPANASDGVLKGVEVGLTYFPKYLPSFLDGLGFVGSLTVLDSKQNIPQTDSAGNITGEATSSFFNVSDFSYNATLAYDNGPVGARLSYVWRKEFLHNNEARLFANPIGVWYRPESSLDFQLSYKVNDQIGLTFDAVNLTNQKQQSYYRFGSAGGQDTDNLGTTLLSRTFAVGLRFSM from the coding sequence ATGGCTTTCAAGCCGATTTTCTTGCGTACCGCGTCCGTTGTTGCCCTGGTGCTGGCGCCGCCGGCCTTTGCGCAGACCACTGCGGACGACGCGACGCAGACCACTGAGGCCGCAGAGCCCGTCAATTCCACTCCGGATGAAGCCACCAGCGGCGACATCATCGTCACCGGCGTGCGCGGCAGCATCGTCGGCGCGCTCAACGTGCGCCGCGAAGCCACGCAGATCGTCGACTCGATCGTGGCCGAAGATGTCGGCAAATTGCCCGACAATAACGTCGTGGAAGCGCTCCAGCGCGTCACCGGTGTCCAGGTCACCGACCGCACCGGCGGCGAAGCGGCCACCATCACCATCCGCGGCCTCAGCGACCCGCTGACCACGCTCAACGGCCGCAACATCTTCACCGCTGCCGGCCAGTCGTTCTCGCTGCAGGACGTCTCGGCGAACCTCGTCAAGCAGGTCGACGTCTACAAGACCCGCTCGGCCGACCAGATCGAGACCGGTCTGGCGGGCCAGATCGACGTGAAGACGCGCCGTCCGCTCGACTTCGACGGCTTCACCATCTCCGGCCTCGCGCGCGGCATCTACAACGAGCAGGCGGACAGCTTTAACCCCAACATCGCGCTCCTCGTGTCGGATCGCTGGGAAACCGGCATCGGCGACATCGGCCTGCTGGTGAACGGCAGCTACAGCCGCACCAAGTATCGCAACATGTCGGTGACGGCCGGTGCGCTGGTTCCGTTCGCGACCGAGACGCCGCCCGCAGGCTCCGGCCTCGCGCCGCTCGAGCGCATCTTCCCGGGTGAGGGCAACGTCAACTGGCAGCCGGGCCTCGATGCCGGGCTTCCGACCGCACCGGGCTCGACGCTCGACATCAACGGCGTCGACACGCCCTATTACCTCTCGCGCGACGCGGTCTTCAGCTCGGATCTCTATGGCAAGCGTGAGCGCCCGTCGTTCAACGCGGCGCTGCAGTGGGCCCCGAACAGCAGCTCGGTCTACACGGCCGAAGTCTTCTACGCGGGCTTCCGCGGAGAGACCTCCAACAGCATGATGTTCAGCTTCGTGGATTTCTGGGCGAATCCGCAGCCGGTCGAGCTCTATGAGGGCACCAACATCGTCAAGTCGCGCGTCGCGAACGACGTGTACGGCTTCAACAGCGCGGATTACACCCGCAGCAAGACCGACAGCTTCGTCTACGCACTGAACGGGCAATGGGACCTGGGTCAGCGCGGCAAGATCACCGCCGACCTCGCCTATCAGACTAGCAAGTACCAGACCTCGTTCATCGCGATGCGCACCGAGCGGGTGGCGGATCAGATCACGGTCGACTTCAACGCAGGCGGTGGCATCCCCTCCTACCACTTCAGCGACGATTCGCTGCTGACCGATCCCGCGTCCTGGAACATCGCGCAGCTCTACGACAACGGTGGTCGCGACAAGGGTAGCGCGCTGACCGGCACCCTGGACGGCTATTATACCTGGGACGAGGGCTTCCTGCGCCAGATCAAGGCAGGCATCCGCGTCGACGACCGCAAGGCGTCGAGCTACGTCCGCACCCAGGACGCCGGCGTGCTCGGTCGCAGCCTGACGACGCTCGGCGAAGACGCGCTGTTCACCAACTCCGACTTCTTCGATGGTCGCGCCGACGTGCCGACCAGCTGGGTGCTGCCGAAGGGCAGCTGGCTCTATGACAACGCAGACACGGTTCGCGGCCTCTATGGCCTCCCGACCTCGGACCAGCTGCGCATGGTCAAGACCTTCAACATCGAAGAAGTGACCATGTCGGCCTACCTGCTGGCTGATGGCGAAATCTCGGTGTTCGGGCGTCCGCTGAAGATCCAGGGCGGCATCCGCTATGTGGATGTCGACACCGACTATGACTTCTTCGATCGCTACAACAACGGCGCCCAGACTTCGGTCTCCAGCGGTTCGCATCGCTGGCTGCCAAGCTTCACCGCGCGCTACGAAGTCACGCCGACGCTGCGCGTGCGCTTCAACTATGGTGAAACGCTGCGCCGTCCGAACTTCGGCGACATCAACCCGAACTACTCGCTGACGGGTGACCTCACCAACGTCGGCTACGGCAGCGGCACGGCGGGCACCGCGGACCTGCAGCCCACCCATTCGAAGAACTACGACCTCGCGGTCGAGTGGTACTTCGATCGCGACAGCGCGATCTACGTGACCGGCTTCCGTCGCGAGATCGAGGGTCTGGTCGTTCCGCTCACCGTCATGGAGTATATCCCCAACAACGGGATCGTCGCGGGCGCCACGAACAACTTCGCCATCACCCGTCCGGCGAATGCCTCGGACGGCGTGCTGAAGGGTGTCGAAGTGGGCCTGACCTACTTCCCGAAGTACCTGCCGAGCTTCCTCGACGGCCTCGGCTTCGTCGGCAGCCTGACCGTGCTGGATTCCAAGCAGAACATTCCGCAGACCGACTCCGCCGGCAACATCACTGGCGAGGCGACCTCGTCGTTCTTCAACGTGTCGGACTTCTCGTACAACGCGACGCTTGCCTACGACAACGGCCCGGTCGGTGCCCGCCTGTCGTACGTCTGGCGCAAGGAATTCCTGCACAACAACGAGGCACGCCTGTTCGCCAATCCGATCGGCGTCTGGTATCGTCCGGAGAGCAGCCTGGACTTCCAGCTGAGCTACAAGGTCAACGACCAGATCGGCCTCACCTTCGACGCGGTGAACCTGACCAACCAGAAGCAGCAGTCCTACTACCGCTTCGGCAGCGCCGGCGGTCAGGACACGGACAACCTCGGCACGACGCTGCTGAGCCGCACCTTCGCGGTGGGCCTGCGCTTCTCGATGTAA